Proteins from a single region of Hordeum vulgare subsp. vulgare chromosome 6H, MorexV3_pseudomolecules_assembly, whole genome shotgun sequence:
- the LOC123404558 gene encoding wall-associated receptor kinase 3-like: MATVRASAGVQGSQAGNRSDLPSLAGCQKRCGNLSFDYPFGIGPGCFRPPRRDFELFCNRTHDVSQPPRLFLHDGITEVVDDIKPGDDYAGQIIEVSFSESVHVRPDEDAYSISWNPGRSPGGYSLQLNFTGCDFDMYVLDHDTNKTVSQCNSTCPDEDITDKVVSLRQDCNGTGCCSTHLRSESTTGFDIKFVRHKIGKLMFKAHSNRSSIWDTIDVSTDHASIFWGIAVDEAGGPTDYACLSNHSSSYAGATRYSCYCHGGYGGNPYITDGCSRDKGYDPIQRKTNCSRWCGEISVPFPFGLEDGCSARMSFQLNCTNSSLSTLQFLVMNGNTEDITYVKYINILEGLVNVDQDPGHYVASPGVVPQQWAVANLTCPEAQANKTGYACVSTNSECLAVNSEGEYYGYRCTCMAGSAGNPYISDGCKDVNECTNPGTCNGTCDNTEGSYRCTECPSDTVFHTATRMCTSTKKQNLVLGIAIGISVGFGIILLMSIVVLLIRRWKTNIKKKLRRKHFQQNQGLLLEQLILSDENASDNTKIFSLSELEKATNDFDPTRIVGRGGHGMVYKGILSDQRVVAIKKSKVIEQVEISQFINEVAVLSQVNHRNIVKLLGCCLETEVPLLVYDFIPNGSLFGILHASTTSSSIFSWDDCLKIAAEAAGALYYLHSAASVSIFHRDVKSTNILLDGNYTAKVSDFGASRLVPIDQTHVVTNIQGTFGYLDPEYYHTCMLNEKSDVYSFGVVLVELLLRKKPIFTSDSGLTQNLSNYFLWEMREKPLAEIVATQVLEEATNEEINDVANLAETCLQLRGEERPTMKQVEMKLQSVRSKRLRSSQFVVKNEDMQLLLSGQGQDTLPMLTTASGRADKVNSASQRNQNCYSLEQEFMASATLPR, from the exons ATGGCAACGGTGCGAGCATCCGCTGGCGTGCAAGGAAGCCAGGCCGGGAACAGGAGTGATCTTCCCTCCCTGGCCGGCTGTCAGAAGAGGTGTGGCAACCTCAGCTTCGACTACCCGTTCGGCATAGGGCCGGGTTGCTTCCGGCCGCCGCGGCGAGACTTTGAGCTCTTCTGCAACAGAACCCACGATGTGTCGCAGCCCCCCAGACTCTTCCTGCACGACGGCATCACCGAGGTCGTCGATGACATCAAACCCGGCGATGACTATGCCGGACAAATTATTGAGGTATCGTTTTCCGAATCCGTCCACGTGAGACCTGACGAGGATGCATACAGCATCTCATGGAATCCTGGGAGATCTCCCGGTGGCTATTCTTTACAATTAAACTTCACTGGTTGCGACTTCGACATGTATGTGCTCGATCACGATACGAACAAGACGGTGAGTCAGTGCAATAGTACATGCCCTGACGAAGACATCACGGATAAGGTGGTCAGCCTCAGGCAGGACTGCAACGGTACAGGATGTTGCTCCACCCATCTTAGATCCGAGTCTACTACCGGCTTCGACATCAAGTTCGTCCGCCACAAGATTGGAAAGCTGATGTTCAAAGCGCACAGTAACCGAAGCTCCATATGGGATACAATTGATGTAAGCACTGATCACGCCTCTATCTTCTGGGGTATCGCCGTTGATGAAGCTGGTGGCCCCACAGATTATGCATGTCTCAGCAACCATAGCAGCAGTTATGCTGGTGCTACTCGGTATTCTTGTTACTGCCACGGTGGTTACGGAGGCAATCCATACATAACGGATGGCTGCTCGCGTGACAAAG GGTATGATCCGATACAGCGGAAGACCAACTGCTCTAGATGGTGTGGGGAAATCAGTGTCCCTTTCCCATTTGGCCTAGAGGACGGTTGTTCTGCAAGGATGTCATTTCAGCTCAATTGTACAAATTCATCTTTGTCTACCCTCCAGTTTCTTGTTATGAACGGCAATACAGAAGACATCACTTATGTAAAGTATATAAATATCTTGGAGGGGCTAGTGAATGTAGATCAAGATCCAGGCCACTATGTTGCCTCCCCAGGTGTAGTACCACAACAGTGGGCTGTAGCCAATttaacatgccccgaggcacaggCGAATAAGACCGGATATGCATGTGTCAGCACGAATAGCGAATGCTTGGCTGTCAACTCCGAAGGAGAATATTATGGTTACCGTTGCACATGTATGGCCGGTTCTGCCGGGAATCCATATATCTCCGATGGGTGCAAAG ATGTTAACGAGTGCACGAACCCAGGCACATGTAATGGGACTTGTGATAACACGGAAGGAAGTTACCGTTGCACTGAATGTCCTAGTGATACAGTGTTTCACACTGCAACAAGGATGTGCACATCGACCAAAAAACAAAATCTGGTACTAG GTATCGCCATTGGGATTAGCGTTGGTTTTGGAATTATACTTCTCATGTCAATTGTAGTGTTACTCATCCGTAGATGGAAAACAAACATCAAGAAGAAACTGCGAAGAAAGCATTTTCAGCAGAACCAAGGTCTACTCCTCGAACAATTGATATTGTCAGATGAAAATGCAAGTGACAACACTAAGATTTTTTCACTATCAGAGTTAGAAAAGGCAACAAATGATTTTGATCCCACGCGTATCGTTGGTCGTGGAGGGCATGGCATGGTTTATAAAGGCATCTTATCCGATCAACGGGTAGTGGCCATAAAGAAGTCTAAAGTCATTGAGCAAGTTGAGATAAGCCAGTTTATCAATGAGGTTGCAGTCCTTTCCCAAGTAAATCACCGGAATATTGTGAAGCTCTTGGGTTGTTGTCTTGAGACCGAAGTCCCACTGCTAGTGTATGACTTCATCCCTAATGGTTCGTTATTTGGAATCCTTCATGCCAGTACCACTAGCAGCTCTATCTTCTCCTGGGATGATTGTTTGAAAATTGCTGCGGAAGCTGCTGGAGCACTGTATTACCTCCACTCAGCTGCTTCGGTATCGATATTTCATCGTGATGTGAAGTCCACTAACATACTATTAGATGGAAATTACACTGCAAAAGTATCAGATTTTGGTGCTTCAAGGTTAGTTCCTATTGACCAAACTCACGTTGTTACAAATATACAAGGCACATTTGGATACTTGGATCCAGAATATTACCACACGTGTATGTTGAATGAGAAGAGTGATGTCTACAGTTTTGGTGTAGTACTTGTAGAGTTGCTGCTCAGAAAGAAGCCTATTTTTACAAGTGACTCTGGGCTAACGCAAAACTTGTCCAACTACTTTCTTTGGGAGATGAGGGAGAAACCACTTGCAGAAATAGTAGCTACTCAAGTTCTCGAGGAAGCAACAAATGAAGAGATAAATGATGTCGCCAATCTTGCGGAGACTTGCTTGCAACTACGAGGTGAAGAGAGACCTACAATGAAACAAGTGGAGATGAAATTGCAGTCTGTGCGATCTAAGAGATTGAGATCTTCTCAGTTTGTTGTAAAAAACGAAGACATGCAACTCTTGTTAAGTGGACAAGGCCAGGACACTCTTCCAATGTTGACTACTGCCAGTGGTAGAGCAGACAAGGTTAATTCAGCTTCTCAAAGGAACCAAAATTGCTACAGCTTAGAGCAAGAGTTCATGGCATCGGCGACTCTCCCGCGCTAG